In Glycine max cultivar Williams 82 chromosome 4, Glycine_max_v4.0, whole genome shotgun sequence, the genomic stretch TATTTCACTATTGATtacataaaaaagagaaaaattgttACTAGATAAATTTAAACTCATATGAATGATATTCATTCAAAAGAAATACATATCTATAAATGAAGGGAAAGAtccaaatcatcatcttcttgctcttttactttatttttgctCCTTGAATTAGAACCAATCTTTCCTTCATCATTGAAGACAATTGCATCTATATCTTTAAGCTTTGCATCTTTGGTAGAAAAAAGTGTTTCATTCTTTTGCAACATCTCTCTTTCATGATAGACAAGTGGACCATAGTTGATATTGGGCCTTTTGGGTGGATTCATCATTGAACTTTTTTCTTGGACTTTATCTCTATTGTGTTTTTTCACTCTCTCACAAATTTGGTGAATATTGTTTAAGCTAACAGAATGTGTTTGGGTATCAACAAAAAAAGGCTTAAGAGAGTCAGGGAATATGGATAAACCACGTTCAGTCATGTGATAACCTGGTAAAGAAGGATTTCTAACAAAGATTGGATATGAAAGATGGATACCATTAGGTttgatattttgaaatttgCTTCTAAAAGGTATGgaaaaatcatcaataaaaaattgtgaattGCTAGCATCAAATTGATGACTTATACCAGAACTTACACTTGGTGCGTGACCAATATGATTATTAGAAGAACCCATATAAATTGGATGGTTCACATACTGAGAAAAAGGAATGGTCCATTTATTTGGAATTGTTGCTACCAAGGATTCATTGTTGGTTCTTGTAAAAGAATAATTTGGAGGTATGAACAATGAATTATGGTCTCCTTGGCTATTACCACCATAACAATTCCCTGTATTTACAATTATTAGTTACTTGCATTAGaagaattattaaattaaaatatgattattgtTTTACCTTTTGTTACACAAGAAATCCCCTTAGTTGGAATTGGCGCTACCAAGGATGCATTGTTGCTACTTGTAAAAGAATAATTAGGTGGCATGAACAATGAATTATGGTCTCCTTGGCTATTACCACCATAACAATTTCCTACATTTATAAAGATTAGTGGCTTGAATTAGaagaattattaaattaagaGATGATTATTGATTTACCATTCGTTAAAAAAGGATTGGTCTCCTTATTTGGAAGTGACGCTACCAAGGATGCATTGTTGGTTCTTGTAAAAGAATAACTTGAAGTCATAAACAATGAATTATGGTCTCCTCTGTTATTGCCACCATAACAATGTCCTACATTTAGCATGATTAGTGACTTGATTTAGAAgaattattaaactaaaatatgacTATTGATTTACCTTTTGTTACacaaggattgtttgttgtagCTCCATACAAAGTTTTCATTGAGACATTTCCATGTCCAAGAATGGGCTTGCTGATATCCATTGAATTATGAAAATGATTGCTTTGATTGACGAGTCGCTTAAACTcaacttcatgcatttttttatgatattcaaGACCTTcataattgtcaaatgctctttCACAATAAGAGCAACAATTGCATTTCTCTTTCCCCTTAACATTTTCTTTATCGAAAGCTGAAGAAGTATTCATCATGAATGAGAAAACCAGCTCTTTCAACAAAGATTTAAACagattaaaatgatttatttgagTGACGAAGTATGCTTACTCCTCAAACTTATTTATATTtgcttgaagaaaaaaatataaatacaaccTGAATACTATCCACCAAAACCGACAATGCTGGCATTAATAGAAAGACGTCATGTATATTCAATAGTGGCATTAATTAAAGACGTCATGTATATTCAATAGGGGTATTAAAGAAgcaagataataaattatgtatataatataACCATTAATGCTCATATATTTTTCGGTATTGAGGAAGGCAAGAGcccaaacaaatttaaaataaattctatagGGTATTGTTAACCTCGTGacacttataaacaaaaaaatgactCTACATCATTGGGGTCTATCTATAATACGCAATATAAACTCCTACTTGTGAGATAAATAATCAAcaacaacatttattttttaaacatatttaagtattgaatattatattgtcatattttttttccttaatggTTAAGTAAACTCATaagtcaaaataaattatgttctCTCAAGTGTTAAGATTTTAAGCTtatgagaaatatttttaatgaataaggTTTAaacttaatgttatttttatttttaatgtagattagacttaaaaaaaatctcttaacTGAGtactcttaaaaataaatatttctctcAATATACTACCTCTTAATGAATCATATGATTTTTCTAACATTAAACATTTCACATTAtgtcatatttgaatttttgttgttAATACTATTGAGATATGCttggaaaaaaatttcaataagcACTTAAAAGATAACAAATTGAAAACAAGATTAATCAAGCATCtcctataagttaaaattaacttacacGCCTaaacttttaaagaaattagaTGAGAGTTTCTATTATTGGATTGCATAAGTTTCTTTAATCTAATGAGTGaagttttatttacttttaccaAGTTTGAATACTATCCTTGTGAATTATATTTGTTTCAAGGAAAGATGTTGATGTAGTGTGGATACAATATAGTGAAACCACCGACAATctttaataaaagtaatttatgataaaaaaatataaaaagttaaaatgccACAATAGAAAGACATCACATTAAAGAAGCACACTCTTAAATGATTTATATAGTATAACCATTAATGCTCATATATTTATGCTCTTTATTTTGAACCATGGACGACAAAAACCCAAACAAATCTAAAAAGAATTCTACATAGTATTGTTAACCTCATGACATCTTTAAATCGAAAAACTACCCTCGTTGGGGGTTTATCTAAAATATGCAATCCAAACTCTTTCCTATAAACTAATAAATCAACAACaccattttcttctttaaatgtATTTAAGTATTGATTATGTCATGTTTTCTATCCCTATTGATCAATTCATCttgtaagtaaaaataaattatgttctCTTAGGTGTTAAGATTTCAAACTTATGTAAAACATTTGTCAAGTATAAGGTTTAAGCTCAATACTTTTAACGAAGATTAGACTTATATCAAATGGCCTAAAGaacttataacaaaaaaaactcttaacCCTAcacttttaagaataaaaatgtttCTCTATATATTGTTTCTTAATGAATTGTGTGACTTTttcaacattaaatattttacattatgtcatatttaaatttttttaatactattgaGATATGCTGAGAAAAAAATCTCAATAAGAACTTAtaagagaacaaaataaaaaatatgtttatcaaACATCTCTCATTAGTTAAAATTGAGACtgaattgtaattttggttCCCCTGATTTTCcaaattcatgattttggttcccttaatttttaattgtaacatttgGTCCCTCTGGTTTGATAAATTTTCGATTTTGATCCCCCTGATAGATTACTAACTAATAATCGAGATCATTAgcgatattaaattaattataaatcaaataaacattactaatcattaaaaaactttaataaaagacTATTAACCTTAATGTGGTGTTATTGTTGGAGAAGAGGAGTCACGTGCGGAAATGAAGGTAGAAGAAATGTTTGCAGAGAAGAGGAGAAACATAATATGTTGTGGAAAAttagaattaataattttttaataattaatagtttttattaattttaattaacttaataactcaattaatcagaatttatttattaataatctatAAGGAGGACCACAATCACCCATTTATAAGAATAAGACGGGACcaaatgttacaattaaaatccaaggggaccaaaatcatgaatttaagAAACTAGatgaccaaaattataatttaacctaaaattaacttatgcgcCTCAACTTCTAGAGAAACTAGATGATAGTTTTTATAGTTGAAGTGcattagtttattttaccttatGAGAAAAGTTTGattcatttatatttgtttcaaGGAAAGATATAAATGTATTGTAAATGAATACTATATAGTGAAACCGACAAACTGTAATAAAATTCACTTATGACATGacgtttaaatataaaaaattacaatgtcaCGATAGACAAATAACATTCAAGAGTgacattaaaaaagtaaaaacttaaatgatttaTAAAGTATAACCATTAATGCTAATATattgatgtattttttatttttgcattgaGGAGGGCAAGAACCCAAATAATTTTAGAAGTGAATCATATAGGAGATTGTTAACCCCTTAACAtctttaaacataaaaattgtaCTACCTCATTAGGGATCTATCTAAAATATGCAATCCAAACTCCTACCA encodes the following:
- the LOC102662834 gene encoding uncharacterized protein, with the translated sequence MMNTSSAFDKENVKGKEKCNCCSYCERAFDNYEGLEYHKKMHEVEFKRLVNQSNHFHNSMDISKPILGHGNVSMKTLYGATTNNPCVTKGHCYGGNNRGDHNSLFMTSSYSFTRTNNASLVASLPNKETNPFLTNGNCYGGNSQGDHNSLFMPPNYSFTSSNNASLVAPIPTKGISCVTKGNCYGGNSQGDHNSLFIPPNYSFTRTNNESLVATIPNKWTIPFSQYVNHPIYMGSSNNHIGHAPSVSSGISHQFDASNSQFFIDDFSIPFRSKFQNIKPNGIHLSYPIFVRNPSLPGYHMTERGLSIFPDSLKPFFVDTQTHSVSLNNIHQICERVKKHNRDKVQEKSSMMNPPKRPNINYGPLVYHEREMLQKNETLFSTKDAKLKDIDAIVFNDEGKIGSNSRSKNKVKEQEDDDLDLSLHL